The genomic region CTCAGCCGGGTGTCACCACCGTCAGTTCGCGCGGCGAGCGGGTCAGGATCTCCACTCCCGCCGGCGTGAGGTGCACCGTGTCCTCCAGCTTGAGGGGCAGTCGGTACGGCTCCATCACGTGCAGTTCCAGGGTCACCACCATGCCGGCCTGCAGGGTCTCTGGGCCGTCACGCACCAGGAACGGCGGCTCGTTGAGTTCCAGGCCGACGCCGTGACCCACGAAGCGGGCCGCCGGCTGGGACTCGAAAGCCAGGAACGACGGCTCCAGGCCCAGCGCCGTCGCCCGCCCCAGCGCCAGGGAATAGACGTCGCCGACGGTCAGGCCCGGCGCCAGGTTGTCGAGGACGTGATCGGACACCTCGCGCAGCCGGCCGAAGAGCTCCAGGTCCCGCGCGCTGGCCC from Candidatus Rokuibacteriota bacterium harbors:
- a CDS encoding aminopeptidase P family protein → SGPNLRRTSGAVYTITGTGLSAAVPAGASRRIMAAGDLVVVDIPTCVEGYHADQSRTYAIGRASARDLELFGRLREVSDHVLDNLAPGLTVGDVYSLALGRATALGLEPSFLAFESQPAARFVGHGVGLELNEPPFLVRDGPETLQAGMVVTLELHVMEPYRLPLKLEDTVHLTPAGVEILTRSPRELTVVTPG